TCCCGTCGGCCCCGACATGTCCTGGCTGATGCAACCCCATGACCGCGACCGCTTCGGCGGCCAGCCTTTCGCCGACGGCACCACCCTGCCGGGCGCTGTGCCAGCGGGCGAGGAAGTCAAAAACCCTGAGGACTTCCAGCTGCCACTCTTTGAGCGCTAGGTTTTAGCGCGGCACCACCTGAGCGCTAGGTTTTAGCGCGGCACCACCTGAGCGGAAGTGGTGCCGCGCGCTTTTCATTTGCGCTGCGGCAGGGCTTTTTTGGCGGCGCCGACGACGCTGCTGGTGAGCTTTTCCAGCACCTCCGATTCCAGGCGCCAGCGCTGCCAGTAGAGGTCGACTTCAATGTCTTCGCCGTCGAGTTCTACTAATTCGCCGGAGTTTAAGTATTGCTGTACCTGGATCTCGGCGAGCACGCCCCAACCCAGGCCGATGCGCACAGCTTCCAGGTAGGCCTCCGAAGTGGGAATCTGCGAGACCCTACCGCGGATAACGTGCAGTTCCACCGAACGATCCCGCATGGCCTGGTCCAAGATGGCGTCTTGCGGGCCATAAATAACCAGCGGCATCTGCCGCCACACCAGGCCGAGTTCCGTGTTGAAACGGGACTTGATTTCAGGCGTGCTCACCGCGACATAACGCATGGTGCCCAGATATTCAGACACGCAGCCAGACACCGGGTCTTCTTCATGGGTAATCGCGCCGAGAACGTCACCGCGACGCAGCATGGACAGCGTGCGGGACTCATCTTCCACGCGCAGCCGCAGCGCGGCCTCACCGTATTGCGCCATTTCCGCCATCACTGCCTTGAACCAGGTTGCCAAGGTGTCATTGTTGACGGCCACCGACAGCGGCACGCGCTGAAGACGCTGGCCCAGGCGGGCATCAGTTTCTGCTTGCACTAGCGCCATGCGGCGGGCAGACTGCACCAAGATTTCACCAGCATCGGTTGCGGTGACCGGATTCGCGCGACGTAGCAGCACGCGGCCTGTCGATGCTTCCAGCGATTTAATACGCTGGCTCACCGCCGACGGTGTGATTCCCAGCACCGTGGCAGCGTACTCAAAGCTGCCTTCATCGACGATGGCCAGCAGCGTTTCCAAATGAACCGGATTCATGAAGTCATTCTAACCTACGATGAGTTTCAATAACTGGACTTCATCAAATTGACG
This region of Corynebacterium casei LMG S-19264 genomic DNA includes:
- a CDS encoding LysR family transcriptional regulator ArgP; this encodes MNPVHLETLLAIVDEGSFEYAATVLGITPSAVSQRIKSLEASTGRVLLRRANPVTATDAGEILVQSARRMALVQAETDARLGQRLQRVPLSVAVNNDTLATWFKAVMAEMAQYGEAALRLRVEDESRTLSMLRRGDVLGAITHEEDPVSGCVSEYLGTMRYVAVSTPEIKSRFNTELGLVWRQMPLVIYGPQDAILDQAMRDRSVELHVIRGRVSQIPTSEAYLEAVRIGLGWGVLAEIQVQQYLNSGELVELDGEDIEVDLYWQRWRLESEVLEKLTSSVVGAAKKALPQRK